The following are encoded together in the Mycosarcoma maydis chromosome 4, whole genome shotgun sequence genome:
- a CDS encoding uncharacterized protein (related to Phytoene synthase), which produces MTSLDEPSQDWPACTLSYRHFHLLWTLPVCGVLLVIARPFLTKLDRAKLILLPIIAFVWTTPWDNLIVRNRAWSYHRHCIWFTIGYVPIEEYFYFIIQSLISTLWCTLITRWTLPNLYLTPSTPARRPLAPFAVATCVVCFVLGLQASVPATHTYYFGMISWWSSMPLALLLWGSIDFVRNMGVGAGFIPFAISVLGPTLYLWSSDIYALRRGTWHINQATSLNIFPIPDLPIEEMLFFLVTNVILVSACFTFDRCVAICRLSAPDHQPPLSPSYLPLGSLATYTKLWAAFVRSDRSSLPTSCASASVEPQDLSASLQVLRAASKSFNAASLLLPWDLRTDLGCLYAFCRVADDLVDDHAQELQAKAKNLDVVRDIVDAVYADSIVDRKQHLSTPIGERLRILLASAALSDKIKQDTRAAATSIAPLTQYIPKRLWYEMLQGYSADLRFQHQDARQRTRLQSMDDLVEYSQCVAGVVGEMCIRVILGRCGSTVPLDLEVDRKIALRASKTIEQSINVKPLDLNRTADVHTLLYEARRMGVSLQLVNIARDVVPDSVELRRCYLPADMFDKEEDDGMYEALLKGRVALPRHASKLVHGAEEQGVVRPQDVRKYALRLLEISQRLYDESYPSLRQIPNRPARAGLKAACSVYAAIGKRIQAQTEDEISSGRRARMSNLDRILRAISAVYFDV; this is translated from the coding sequence ATGACAAGCCTCGACGAGCCTAGCCAGGACTGGCCGGCTTGCACGCTGAGCTATCGCCACTTTCACCTTCTCTGGACATTGCCTGTCTGTGGCGTGCTCTTGGTGATCGCTCGGCCATTCCTTACCAAACTCGACCGCGCCAAGCTCATCTTGCTGCCTATCATTGCATTCGTATGGACAACGCCATGGGACAATCTCATCGTCCGCAACCGTGCTTGGTCCTATCACCGTCACTGTATTTGGTTCACCATCGGTTACGTACCCATCGAAGAGTACTTTTACTTTATCATCCAGAGCCTCATCTCAACGCTCTGGTGCACGCTCATCACACGTTGGACCCTGCCTAATCTCTACCTCACGCCTTCAACGCCTGCACGAAGGCCACTAGCTCCATTCGCCGTGGCTACGTGTGTGGTATGCTTTGTGCTCGGCCTTCAAGCAAGCGTGCCAGCCACACATACATACTACTTTGGCATGATCTCTTGGTGGTCTTCCATGCCGCTGGCTCTGTTGCTCTGGGgctcgatcgactttgTGCGCAATATGGGCGTTGGTGCTGGATTCATTCCATTCGCAATCTCGGTGCTCGGCCCTACATTGTATCTGTGGAGCTCCGACATCTATGCGCTGCGCAGAGGAACGTGGCACATTAACCAAGCTACTTCGCTCAACATATTTCCCATCCCGGATTTGCCGATAGAAGAGATGCTCTTCTTTCTTGTGACCAACGTCATTCTGGTGAGCGCCTGCTTCACATTTGACCGCTGCGTGGCCATCTGCAGACTATCCGCACCGGATCATCAGCCTCCGTTATCGCCCAGCTACCTTCCACTCGGCTCGTTGGCTACATATACCAAGCTTTGGGCTGCTTTTGTTCGCTCGGATCGGAGCTCGCTTCCCACGAGCTGCGCATCGGCAAGCGTCGAGCCGCAAGACCTATCTGCCTCGCTTCAAGTGCTGCGCGCCGCTTCCAAGTCGTTCAACGCGGCAagtctgctgctgccgtgGGACCTTCGCACCGACCTAGGCTGTCTCTATGCTTTTTGCCGCGTAGCAGACGATCTGGTGGACGACCATGCCCAAGAGCTGCAggccaaagccaagaaTCTCGACGTCGTTCGAGACATTGTCGACGCCGTCTATGCAGACTCAATAGTGGAtcgcaagcagcatctGTCCACGCCGATCGGCGAACGCCTCCGCATTCTGCTTGCATCGGCCGCGCTATccgacaagatcaagcaaGACACTCGCGCGGCAGCAACGTCCATAGCACCGCTCACGCAATACATCCCCAAACGGCTCTGGTACGAAATGCTGCAAGGCTACTCTGCAGATCTGCGCTTCCAACACCAGGATGCGCGCCAACGCACGCGATTGCAGAGCATGGATGATTTGGTGGAGTACTCGCAGTGCGTGGCTGGAGTGGTGGGAGAGATGTGTATCCGAGTCATCCTCGGACGGTGTGGCTCGACGGTACCGTTGGATCTTGAAGTGGATCGCAAGATTGCTCTGCGAGccagcaagacgatcgagcaAAGCATTAACGTGAAGCCACTCGATCTCAACCGAACCGCGGATGTTCACACTCTTCTGTACGAGGCAAGACGCATGGGAGTGAGTCTACAGCTCGTCAATATTGCGCGCGACGTTGTGCCGGATTCGGTCGAGCTGCGTCGGTGCTACCTTCCAGCCGACATGTTTGacaaggaggaggatgacggCATGTACGAAGCCCTTCTCAAAGGCCGAGTTGCTCTACCAAGGCACGCAAGCAAGCTCGTGCACGGCGCCGAGGAGCAAGGCGTAGTGCGGCCGCAAGACGTGCGCAAGTATGCGCTAAGACTGCTCGAGATCTCGCAACGCCTGTACGACGAATCCTATCCTTCGCTGCGTCAGATTCCCAACCGCCCAGCACGCGCAGGCCTGAAAGCGGCGTGCTCCGTGTATGCTGCGATAGGCAAGCGCATCCAAGCGCAAACCGAAGACGAGATCAGCTCAGGTAGAAGAGCGCGCATGTCGAATCTGGATCGCATCTTGCGCGCCATCTCAGCCGTCTACTTTGACGTCTGA
- a CDS encoding uncharacterized protein (related to FLC2 - putative FAD transporter) encodes MLVPGTMATHGGIGGTQMLYTSSAVYCSPPEAILISALDLKFYRENRTLEFDISAASVQDDLRVSVSVDVNAYGLGLFSLAIDLCDTIAALCPLPNYQFAGAGVFDVPEQFVREIPSIAFTVPNLEAVATVELTDSNNTVVGCVQATLSNGKTTYQPAAKWAVLGVFGLAVASSVLHTSLASSLGAAQWRVVDVFTTIQHIPMSALLTLNYPKVFLEFARNFAWSIGLINIPAVQRSILSTREKTGGAKDGTFGALLQAESGKQFNPFTSQRLRTSSAATTPSPFSFLTLPAGAQQPNANTSTSTSTYAAYSRLSEPLSFRITNLGKRQIYAPYTGAGGQIAQNVGSNSLPVISSNTPPPNGLGYFAELNNISPASAFLTVLVSLAMLFAALVVIFMVVYVLAAISRLATLRRNGRVAAWSSRLTGRSFWGMFCRPLFGRAVAATLQIYLVFAFWQWLRGDSWVPDMLAAILLVIYLVGIALIYVPVFVASRRLGKDQLFYGSTPPANASAIAQRWGAIAHPFRPKFFWFGLVFLLVYFVRACFISFAQGRGNGLRQSIGLAATDLLFLLVLCICRPGRDKTSDFVMIFLLVFRVLSWGICIALTPLANIETIPRVVLGFALIVFTGIPIVFLFFLTVWDLFSPFIRKRQWSATRIGDSELNGKRDTAYSFGAVGAAAAGAGAEAAAGPGPALRATSNGPSEVDSAVDGVNSDSASSEDGAMTSGRTGLRDGAVPVMSSSLSGQTSKDASNPPPAAVTAESVEHSALAAESHLTAAPPAPQQQPHLSPRPPGPWHANSSVSAASGQTVYYDART; translated from the coding sequence atgCTTGTACCGGGCACGATGGCAACGCACGGAGGCATCGGAGGCACTCAAATGCTGTACACATCATCAGCAGTCTATTGTAGTCCTCCGGAAGCCATCCTGATCTCGGCACTCGACCTCAAGTTTTACCGCGAGAACCGCACGCTCGAATTCGACATTTCAGCTGCTTCAGTGCAAGACGATCTGCGAGTCTCGGTATCCGTCGACGTCAACGCCTACGGACTCGGTCTGTTTTCGCTCGCCATCGATCTCTGCGACACCATCGCAGCTCTGTGTCCACTGCCCAACTACCAGTTCGCAGGCGCAGGCGTGTTTGACGTACCCGAACAATTTGTGCGAGAGATCCCGTCGATCGCATTCACCGTGCCTAACCTCGAAGCCGTAGCTACGGTCGAGCTTACCGACTCCAACAACACCGTCGTCGGCTGCGTTCAGGCTACTCTGTCCAACGGTAAGACCACCTACCAGCCCGCCGCAAAGTGGGCCGTCCTCGGCGTGTTTGGCTTGGCAGTCGCCAGCTCCGTCCTGCACACATCGCTTGCCTCGAGTCTTGGTGCGGCTCAGTGGCGCGTGGTGGATGTGTTTACCACAATCCAGCATATCCCCATGTCGGCGCTCTTGACGCTCAACTATCCCAAGGTGTTTTTGGAGTTTGCGCGCAACTTTGCCTGGTCCATCGGCTTGATAAACATCCCCGCCGTGCAGAGGTCCATCCTCTCGACGCGCGAAAAGACCGGTGGCGCCAAGGACGGCACGTTTGGCGCTCTGCTTCAGGCCGAGAGTGGCAAGCAGTTCAACCCTTTCACCAGCCAGCGTTTGCGCACTTCTTCGGCTGCTACAACGCCGTCGCCCTTCTCGTTCCTTACGCTCCCCGCGGGCGCGCAGCAGCccaacgccaacaccagcaccagcaccagcacatATGCCGCCTACAGTCGGCTCTCCGAGCCGCTCAGTTTTCGCATAACCAACCTCGGCAAGCGTCAGATCTACGCTCCCTACACAGGAGCTGGCGGTCAGATCGCCCAGAACGTTGGCTCAAACTCCCTGCCCGTCATCTCGTCCAACACGCCACCACCCAACGGACTGGGCTActttgccgagctcaacaACATCTCGCCTGCTAGCGCGTTTCTCACGGTGCTCGTGAGTTTGGCGATGCTGTTTGCAGCGCTCGTTGTCATCTTCATGGTAGTGTACGTCTTGGCCGCGATCTCGCGGCTGGCTACGCTGCGACGCAATGGCCGGGTGGCGGCTTGGTCGTCGCGTCTCACAGGTCGGTCGTTCTGGGGCATGTTCTGCCGTCCCTTGTTCGGACGTGCTGTGGCGGCTACTTTGCAGATCTACCTCGTCTTTGCCTTTTGGCAGTGGCTTCGGGGTGATTCATGGGTCCCGGACATGCTCGCAGCCATCCTACTGGTCATCTACCTAGTCGGAATCGCACTCATCTACGTGCCCGTCTTCGTCGCCTCGCGCCGACTCGGTAAGGACCAACTGTTTTACGGTTCTACTCCGCCCGCCAACGCTTCCGCAATAGCTCAACGGTGGGGAGCCATCGCACACCCTTTCCGACCCAAATTCTTCTGGTTCGGTTTGGTGTTCCTGCTCGTCTACTTTGTGCGTGCGTGCTTTATCAGCTTCGCGCAAGGTCGAGGGAATGGGCTGCGGCAGTCGATCGGTTTGGCGGCAACCGATctcctcttcttgctcgtcctcTGCATCTGTCGACCGGGGCGTGACAAAACGAGTGACTTTGTCATGATCTTCCTTCTCGTCTTCCGCGTCCTCTCGTGGGGAATCTGCATCGCCTTGACGCCGCTAGCGAACATCGAGACGATCCCAAGGGTCGTCCTAGGTTTCGCATTGATCGTGTTCACCGGGATTCCGATCgtcttcttgttcttcttgaccgTTTGGGATCTCTTCTCGCCGTTTATCAGAAAGAGGCAGTGGAGCGCTACGCGTATTGGCGATTCCGAATTGAACGGCAAGCGCGATACGGCGTATTCGTTCGGTGCGGTAGgagcggcggcagcgggAGCGGgagcggaagcggcggCAGGGCCGGGGCCGGCGCTGCGGGCTACTTCCAACGGTCCGTCGGAGGTGGACAGCGCAGTGGATGGGGTGAATTCAGATAGCGCTTCGTCGGAGGACGGTGCAATGACGAGCGGTCGCACGGGGCTCAGAGATGGAGCAGTGCCGGTAATGTCCAGCTCTTTGTCTGGGCAGACGTCGAAAGACGCCTCCAATCCGCCTCCTGCCGCGGTGACGGCTGAGTCGGTAGAACATTCGGCCTTGGCTGCAGAATCGCACTTGACAGCCGCACCACCAGCgccacagcaacagccCCATCTGTCTCCGCGTCCACCAGGTCCATGGCATGCCaactcgagcgtctcggcCGCTTCCGGACAGACGGTCTACTACGATGCTAGAACGTGA